From a region of the Nitrospira sp. genome:
- a CDS encoding S-adenosylmethionine decarboxylase, translated as MSTSASSESTILPTNAPAAAARPVQDMVGSGKAWGLCTAVDLHDCNPDLIRDAAYIKRYVVELCELIDMKRFGECQVVDFGEGPVAGYSMVQLISTSLISGHFANETNHAYLDIFSCKGYDPAVVESFSREFFGARRSVATATLRY; from the coding sequence ATGAGTACCTCGGCTAGTTCCGAGTCCACGATCTTACCGACCAACGCCCCTGCGGCTGCTGCTCGACCTGTCCAAGACATGGTGGGAAGCGGCAAGGCATGGGGACTCTGCACGGCAGTTGACCTCCACGATTGCAATCCCGATCTTATCCGTGACGCAGCCTATATCAAGCGCTACGTCGTTGAGTTGTGTGAGCTCATCGATATGAAGCGCTTCGGTGAATGTCAGGTCGTCGATTTCGGCGAAGGCCCTGTGGCTGGGTACTCCATGGTGCAGTTGATCTCGACCTCATTGATCAGTGGTCATTTCGCCAACGAAACCAATCACGCCTACCTCGACATTTTCAGCTGCAAGGGCTATGATCCCGCGGTCGTCGAGTCCTTTTCGAGGGAGTTCTTCGGCGCCCGGCGCAGTGTCGCGACAGCGACTCTCCGGTACTAG